In Pseudothermotoga hypogea DSM 11164 = NBRC 106472, the following are encoded in one genomic region:
- a CDS encoding protein-glutamate methylesterase/protein-glutamine glutaminase — MPKIRVLVADDSALMRKTLKSLIESDPSLVVIDTARDGEDAVEKARKLQPDVITMDVNMPKMDGLTALQIIVEEEIAPVVVVSSLTQEGSVTAFEALELGAFDYVPKPGGTVSLNIGAVRDEIIYKIKAAYEASRSTKVMRRLASAKSKVKIDTSKKIVTPSPVSVDFYAVAIGISTGGPKTIYDVLPQLPADLNAAVFLVQHMPPSFTAQYAERLDQYCQLKVVEASDGMQVTPGVVYVGKGGFHLKLRRADGGLKIWLSRIPKHMFMPSADVMMESVLEHFGPKTVGVLMTGMGDDGANAMVKIKQAGGYTIAESEETAIVFGMPAEAIRRGGACEVLPSYEIASRILRKVGVRRG, encoded by the coding sequence TTGCCGAAGATCAGAGTCTTGGTCGCGGACGATTCCGCGCTCATGAGGAAGACGCTCAAGAGTCTCATTGAGTCCGACCCATCCCTGGTGGTGATCGACACCGCCAGGGATGGCGAGGACGCCGTTGAGAAGGCACGCAAACTGCAACCTGACGTGATAACCATGGACGTCAACATGCCAAAGATGGATGGTTTGACCGCTCTTCAGATCATAGTTGAAGAAGAGATAGCACCGGTGGTCGTGGTGTCTTCCCTCACGCAGGAAGGTTCAGTGACGGCGTTCGAAGCGTTGGAACTTGGCGCGTTCGACTACGTTCCCAAACCCGGTGGCACGGTCTCCTTGAACATAGGAGCGGTACGGGACGAGATCATATACAAGATAAAGGCTGCATACGAAGCCTCGAGGAGCACGAAAGTGATGCGGAGATTGGCTTCCGCGAAAAGCAAAGTGAAGATCGACACCTCCAAGAAGATCGTGACACCTTCTCCTGTCTCGGTGGATTTCTACGCGGTGGCCATAGGAATATCGACAGGAGGACCGAAAACCATCTACGATGTGCTCCCACAGCTTCCAGCGGACTTGAACGCCGCGGTGTTCCTCGTCCAACACATGCCACCCTCGTTCACAGCTCAGTACGCAGAAAGGCTCGATCAATATTGCCAGCTCAAGGTTGTGGAAGCGTCCGACGGCATGCAGGTCACACCCGGAGTGGTGTACGTCGGCAAGGGTGGATTCCACCTGAAGCTCCGCAGGGCTGACGGTGGTTTGAAGATCTGGCTCTCTCGAATCCCCAAACACATGTTCATGCCCTCTGCGGACGTGATGATGGAATCAGTCCTCGAGCATTTCGGACCGAAGACGGTGGGTGTACTCATGACAGGTATGGGAGACGATGGTGCCAACGCGATGGTGAAGATAAAACAAGCCGGTGGCTACACGATAGCCGAATCGGAAGAAACAGCCATAGTTTTTGGAATGCCAGCGGAAGCGATAAGGCGTGGTGGAGCTTGCGAAGTATTGCCTTCCTACGAGATAGCGAGCCGAATCCTGCGCAAAGTGGGGGTGAGGAGAGGATGA
- a CDS encoding chemotaxis protein CheA, with protein MKFKEDDVEILKGVLEESSELLKGLEDKLIMLEQTKTKESVNDVFRVFHSLKGLAGFANLSLIVDVTHAVESILKRIRDEGAAIKPELIDLLLDAADFCKIVFDKIAATVSTYSGGELELMLEDLGEKEIVDRANSYFEEKQKEPQQPQSDQPSIVTEEFSREAFSDFLDELEENLHGAEITMVELEKSQDVGLLRDLMRYMHSIKGGARLLLSICGDSTLTEPVKSIERISHALEDQIQRTIKENAQMDLQSVFEGIDVLKKLASALRTGSIVEDKEIEALFAPKEISATNVEQGEEESVEDLATKEAFFNIASQLVQYAEFLIETRAGDRTELRRIAEPLKAGLLMIGHPEKIELVDKMIEAGESDDFQRLKALADEFLSWLSGKKVAADQVSQPISSQTTPEKVVAQTVRVNKSKLDLMVNLVGELITLKNSLKYFLAAITSRLPELQSDLKALSMRFERLSYDFQTAVLSLRMTPVGELFQRYKRTVRDLAKSLNKRVSLVTEGEDVELDRSVLELLSDPLTHLVRNAVDHGIEPPEERKRLGKNEEGKVVLRAFYKGNFAFVEVEDDGRGIDVSRVRMKAIDRGIVDQEEALRMSDEQVLQLIFLPGFSTAERVTDLSGRGVGMDVVKTNIESIGGRVAIRTELGKGSTVSMMIPLSLMAIKGLLVKIGEEKYIIPTDTVKEILKVPLNRLYSYRDSFFANIRGDAIPVVFAEELLTQDHVELSQKQFLFDLVPILVVQGANSTFGVIVDVFLEESDYLVKSVPEQARASNLISGATVMGDGSVVLILNPEGLIT; from the coding sequence ATGAAGTTCAAAGAGGACGACGTCGAGATACTCAAGGGGGTTCTCGAGGAATCTTCAGAACTTTTGAAGGGGTTAGAGGACAAGCTCATAATGCTCGAGCAGACCAAGACCAAAGAATCCGTCAACGACGTGTTCAGAGTGTTCCACTCGCTGAAGGGGCTCGCGGGTTTTGCGAACCTCAGCTTGATAGTCGATGTCACGCACGCGGTTGAATCCATCTTGAAACGGATCAGGGACGAAGGGGCAGCCATAAAGCCCGAGCTCATAGATCTGTTGCTCGATGCCGCTGATTTCTGTAAGATCGTCTTCGACAAAATCGCGGCAACCGTTTCAACGTACAGTGGCGGTGAATTGGAACTAATGCTCGAAGATCTCGGTGAGAAAGAAATCGTCGATCGCGCAAACAGTTACTTCGAGGAAAAACAAAAGGAACCACAACAGCCTCAGTCCGATCAACCGAGTATCGTGACTGAAGAATTCAGCAGGGAAGCGTTCTCCGACTTTTTGGACGAGCTGGAGGAGAACCTCCATGGTGCTGAGATCACGATGGTCGAACTGGAGAAATCTCAAGATGTTGGTCTGTTGAGGGATCTCATGAGATACATGCACAGCATAAAGGGTGGAGCGCGGTTGCTGCTCTCCATTTGTGGTGATTCGACATTGACCGAACCCGTCAAGAGCATCGAAAGGATATCCCACGCTTTGGAAGATCAGATTCAAAGGACGATCAAAGAGAATGCTCAGATGGATCTACAGTCCGTCTTTGAAGGGATCGATGTGCTGAAAAAACTTGCCAGCGCTTTGAGGACAGGTTCGATTGTGGAAGACAAGGAAATCGAGGCACTGTTCGCGCCGAAGGAGATCTCAGCGACAAATGTAGAACAAGGAGAGGAAGAAAGTGTCGAAGATCTCGCAACCAAGGAAGCTTTCTTCAACATTGCCTCTCAACTGGTCCAGTATGCGGAGTTCTTGATCGAAACACGCGCAGGCGATAGAACGGAACTCAGAAGGATCGCCGAGCCTTTGAAAGCTGGTCTCTTAATGATAGGCCATCCAGAGAAGATCGAGCTCGTCGACAAGATGATCGAGGCCGGTGAGTCAGACGACTTTCAAAGGCTCAAGGCTCTGGCCGACGAGTTTCTGAGCTGGTTGAGTGGCAAGAAGGTTGCGGCCGATCAAGTATCTCAACCGATCAGTTCACAAACCACCCCCGAGAAAGTCGTAGCGCAAACGGTGAGGGTGAACAAATCCAAACTGGATCTGATGGTGAATCTCGTTGGAGAACTGATCACGTTGAAGAACTCGTTGAAATACTTCCTCGCCGCCATCACATCGAGACTCCCTGAACTTCAGTCCGATCTCAAGGCCCTGAGTATGAGGTTTGAAAGGCTGTCTTATGACTTTCAAACCGCGGTGCTGTCTTTGAGAATGACGCCTGTTGGAGAGCTGTTTCAACGCTACAAGCGAACCGTCAGGGATCTGGCAAAATCGCTCAACAAGAGAGTGTCGCTCGTCACAGAAGGTGAAGACGTCGAGCTCGACAGGTCTGTTCTGGAACTGCTCAGCGATCCTTTGACTCACTTGGTCAGGAACGCGGTCGATCATGGGATAGAGCCACCCGAAGAGAGAAAAAGGCTTGGCAAGAACGAAGAGGGCAAGGTGGTCCTCAGAGCTTTCTACAAGGGTAACTTCGCTTTCGTCGAGGTGGAAGACGACGGCAGGGGTATAGATGTTTCAAGAGTGAGGATGAAGGCCATAGACAGGGGCATCGTCGATCAAGAGGAAGCTTTGAGGATGAGCGACGAACAGGTCCTGCAGCTGATCTTTCTGCCGGGATTTTCCACAGCCGAAAGAGTGACAGATCTGTCGGGCCGTGGTGTCGGAATGGACGTTGTGAAAACCAACATCGAGAGCATCGGAGGCAGAGTGGCAATCAGGACTGAGCTTGGCAAAGGTTCAACCGTGTCGATGATGATTCCCCTCTCGCTCATGGCGATCAAGGGTTTGCTCGTCAAGATCGGCGAAGAAAAATACATCATCCCAACAGACACCGTCAAGGAGATTTTGAAGGTGCCCCTCAACCGTTTGTACTCCTACAGAGATTCCTTCTTCGCAAACATACGTGGTGATGCGATCCCCGTCGTGTTCGCCGAAGAGTTGCTCACACAGGACCACGTTGAGCTGTCTCAAAAGCAATTCTTGTTCGACCTCGTACCCATCTTGGTCGTGCAAGGAGCAAACTCAACGTTCGGTGTCATAGTCGATGTGTTCCTCGAAGAGAGTGACTATCTCGTGAAGAGCGTTCCAGAGCAGGCGCGCGCTTCGAATTTGATCAGCGGTGCGACCGTGATGGGGGATGGTTCTGTGGTTCTGATACTCAATCCGGAAGGTCTCATCACTTGA
- a CDS encoding HEAT repeat domain-containing protein encodes MQNDEKLRKLTEIEKVSSPEDVDVLIEALKSDDVLIREAAFDKLKQFKFPQVPVKVAKLFKDSEAYVRNAAVLLMAEMWDLSKEELTKLLHDPDKDVRKLALDSLHYVVGDPSVEDLIAVGLEDVELNNVIAAVEYLGELQSKKYTDCILKLLAEGDNEFLLATCIRALSKMADERIAERVVQLFPELERIDDITLMAYLRFLASFPRTLKNLSSLIDLAEKKWDIALKEFLDLFAAILDTTELSAEQKDRMFEFLRRIFASDIPSPNKYEVLLLMARLNPDHVKREIVNYLYSNDPMIQLAAVELIDQFSWVDYLDDLKHICASAVDEDLRAAAELVIERFENVERE; translated from the coding sequence ATGCAGAACGATGAGAAACTCAGAAAACTCACCGAGATCGAAAAGGTCTCTTCGCCTGAGGATGTGGATGTACTGATCGAGGCTCTCAAGAGCGACGATGTGCTCATCAGGGAGGCTGCCTTCGACAAACTCAAGCAATTCAAGTTCCCGCAAGTACCTGTGAAGGTCGCGAAACTCTTCAAAGACAGCGAAGCATACGTCAGAAACGCTGCTGTGCTGCTGATGGCGGAGATGTGGGATCTGTCGAAGGAAGAACTGACGAAACTGTTGCACGATCCAGACAAAGATGTGCGTAAGCTCGCGCTGGACAGTCTGCATTACGTGGTGGGCGATCCTTCCGTTGAGGATCTCATAGCCGTCGGTCTGGAAGATGTCGAATTGAACAACGTGATAGCCGCCGTTGAATATCTGGGTGAACTGCAAAGCAAAAAGTACACGGATTGCATACTCAAGTTGCTCGCCGAGGGTGACAACGAATTTCTATTGGCAACGTGCATCAGAGCACTATCGAAGATGGCGGATGAAAGAATTGCTGAGAGAGTCGTTCAGCTTTTCCCTGAGCTCGAGAGGATCGACGACATCACCTTGATGGCTTATCTCAGGTTTCTTGCGAGTTTCCCAAGAACATTGAAGAACTTGAGCTCACTGATCGACTTGGCCGAAAAGAAGTGGGACATAGCGCTCAAAGAGTTTTTGGATCTGTTCGCGGCGATCTTGGATACAACAGAACTCAGCGCGGAACAGAAGGACAGAATGTTCGAATTCCTCAGGCGCATCTTCGCTTCGGACATACCTTCCCCGAACAAGTACGAAGTGCTCCTTCTCATGGCGAGGTTGAATCCAGACCACGTGAAAAGAGAGATCGTCAACTATCTGTACAGCAACGATCCCATGATCCAGCTCGCCGCCGTCGAGCTGATCGACCAGTTCTCGTGGGTGGATTACCTCGATGATCTCAAGCACATCTGCGCGTCAGCAGTGGATGAAGATCTCAGGGCAGCGGCGGAGTTGGTGATCGAGAGGTTCGAAAACGTGGAAAGGGAATGA
- a CDS encoding Hsp70 family protein gives MIVGIDFGTTNTLVAYVDSSLRTQIIVNERGSRITPTVVYFKNEKQVVVGELAKSQALIKPDRTILRVKRVMGTSRTYTIFDQTFTPSEIASFVFRKCKKFASEYLGKEVEKAVVTVPAYFDDNQRQAVVLAAKLAGLEVVKLLNEPTAAALAYEPEDQHEKMILVLDFGGGTFDITLMRQQKGLYEVLATGGSTNLGGFDFDEVLTRWILETMRNEKSIDLSKDPIALQQIYTHAEQAKIDLSSVLETSIVIPYIALSPEYGPVHVNVVLSRERFENLTRSLLLRAQQLIDDVLTQANVRSEDVNIVIFSGGISRMPAFRELVSRMFPNSQKLGGINPDEVVAVGAAKMAAMLEGRLNSIELKDVLPHSLGILDDNGQFVPIIERGTIYPTTSTRIFTNTEDDQDHVVIKVLQKHDEELVELGDFKFSSGRLWKKGEANIAVSFSITHDGTLTVTAEDINSGEAQDVTIHGQFAQMRVPTPDPRRMEQLWGIEVL, from the coding sequence ATGATCGTTGGTATAGATTTCGGTACAACGAACACGTTGGTGGCTTACGTGGACAGTTCATTGAGAACCCAGATCATCGTCAATGAGCGTGGTTCTCGCATAACACCAACGGTCGTTTACTTCAAGAACGAAAAACAAGTGGTCGTGGGCGAGTTGGCAAAATCTCAGGCGCTCATTAAACCTGATAGAACCATCCTTCGCGTGAAGCGTGTGATGGGAACGAGTCGAACGTACACGATCTTCGATCAAACGTTCACGCCCTCGGAGATCGCTTCGTTCGTGTTCAGAAAGTGCAAGAAGTTCGCCTCGGAGTATCTCGGAAAAGAAGTCGAAAAAGCCGTCGTTACCGTACCAGCTTATTTCGACGACAACCAACGACAAGCGGTGGTATTGGCGGCGAAACTCGCAGGCTTGGAAGTGGTGAAACTGTTGAACGAACCCACCGCCGCTGCTCTGGCTTACGAACCAGAAGATCAGCACGAAAAGATGATACTCGTGCTCGATTTTGGCGGAGGTACCTTTGACATAACCTTGATGCGTCAGCAGAAAGGTCTTTACGAAGTGCTCGCCACTGGTGGTAGCACGAATCTTGGAGGCTTCGACTTCGACGAAGTGCTGACCAGGTGGATTTTGGAGACCATGCGGAACGAAAAGTCGATCGATTTGTCCAAAGATCCCATAGCGTTACAGCAGATATACACGCACGCTGAACAGGCGAAGATAGATCTTTCAAGCGTTCTCGAAACCAGCATCGTCATACCTTACATAGCTCTCTCACCGGAGTATGGGCCTGTTCATGTGAACGTCGTGCTGTCGAGGGAGAGATTCGAGAACTTGACCCGCTCCCTGTTGCTCAGGGCGCAACAACTGATAGACGACGTTTTGACACAAGCCAACGTTCGAAGCGAAGACGTGAACATCGTCATTTTCTCTGGTGGGATCTCCAGGATGCCCGCATTCAGAGAACTGGTTTCAAGAATGTTTCCAAACTCGCAGAAACTCGGAGGGATAAACCCAGACGAGGTGGTTGCCGTCGGTGCAGCAAAGATGGCCGCGATGCTGGAAGGAAGGTTGAACAGCATCGAGTTGAAGGACGTACTTCCACATTCGCTTGGCATCTTGGATGACAATGGCCAGTTCGTTCCCATCATCGAGCGCGGAACTATCTATCCAACCACGTCGACAAGGATCTTTACCAACACCGAGGACGATCAGGATCACGTCGTGATAAAGGTTCTGCAGAAACACGATGAAGAGTTGGTGGAACTGGGAGACTTCAAATTCTCCTCTGGAAGGCTCTGGAAAAAGGGTGAGGCGAACATCGCCGTCAGTTTTTCCATCACACACGATGGGACCTTGACCGTGACAGCCGAAGACATCAACAGCGGTGAGGCTCAGGATGTGACCATCCACGGACAGTTTGCCCAGATGAGGGTGCCAACACCCGACCCGCGGAGGATGGAACAGTTGTGGGGTATCGAGGTCTTGTGA
- a CDS encoding methyl-accepting chemotaxis protein, translated as MDEVARVAKELLAAAEQVASGSEQISSAAVESSKAVEQQVKAFAEIKTATQELVELAEELKTSTDTSKSSETVAAAAEELSSNIEVLSSAAQQISSGIEQLSKGAQLLSEATEKGREIASDLMKRVSDLQSLVSSDVKLLREFIQKFADNRVNIEKLISNIGEAAQRYGDAAKNVSELESRARRITKTVDTIDRVTIQTNMLAVNGFIEAARAGEYGKGFAVVANDIRNLANESGSNAEQIKDLVSNMQYLVATVSADINESVRTSMGEVNRAKETTKIIEQTRQALEKLLGAFENVNKEIDQIASAIEETNKAIEQINAAAQESASAIEEASKGASEQAKGIEELAKAIEEIAAIADELQSEAGV; from the coding sequence ATGGACGAAGTGGCCCGAGTTGCGAAGGAACTGCTGGCGGCCGCAGAACAGGTGGCGAGCGGTTCAGAACAGATAAGCTCTGCCGCGGTGGAATCCTCCAAGGCCGTTGAACAACAGGTGAAAGCGTTCGCGGAGATCAAGACCGCAACACAGGAATTGGTCGAGCTCGCAGAGGAACTGAAGACGTCCACCGATACCAGCAAATCTTCCGAGACGGTCGCGGCGGCAGCCGAAGAACTGTCTTCGAACATCGAAGTACTATCTTCTGCTGCGCAGCAGATCAGTTCTGGTATAGAACAGCTCAGCAAAGGTGCACAGTTGCTGTCGGAGGCCACGGAGAAAGGCAGAGAGATCGCTTCGGACCTCATGAAGAGAGTCAGTGACCTCCAGAGCTTGGTAAGCTCAGACGTGAAGCTCTTGCGCGAGTTCATCCAAAAATTTGCGGACAACAGGGTCAACATCGAGAAGCTGATATCCAACATAGGAGAGGCGGCCCAGCGTTATGGTGACGCTGCCAAGAACGTCTCAGAGCTCGAGAGCAGGGCTCGAAGGATAACCAAAACCGTTGACACGATCGACAGGGTGACCATACAGACGAACATGCTCGCGGTGAACGGATTCATCGAAGCCGCACGCGCTGGCGAGTATGGTAAGGGGTTCGCCGTGGTGGCGAACGACATAAGAAACCTCGCCAACGAATCTGGTTCCAACGCTGAACAGATCAAGGATCTGGTGAGCAACATGCAGTACCTCGTTGCCACAGTCTCTGCGGACATAAACGAATCTGTGAGAACGTCCATGGGTGAAGTGAACAGAGCCAAGGAAACCACAAAAATCATAGAGCAAACGAGACAAGCGCTTGAGAAGCTCTTGGGCGCATTCGAGAATGTCAACAAGGAAATAGACCAGATCGCATCGGCAATAGAAGAAACGAACAAAGCGATCGAGCAGATCAACGCAGCTGCTCAAGAGTCCGCGTCTGCGATCGAAGAAGCGTCCAAAGGTGCGAGTGAGCAAGCCAAAGGTATCGAGGAACTGGCGAAAGCAATTGAGGAGATCGCCGCTATAGCAGATGAGCTTCAGTCGGAAGCGGGGGTGTAA
- a CDS encoding CheR family methyltransferase: MIAVSVSFGFAEFKEIRDLIHTKTGIYIPDEKIYLLKKRVEKRLAERSIKSVEEYVKLLRYFDRGGEEFAKLINDVAVNETYFFREFPQLQIFAEYCLPEYVERTKTKFVKVLSAGCSSGEEPYTLSIICSEMLDSDCTFKIVAVDIDDDALEKAQRAIYDQRSVKDVPKLYLKKYFKQAEQGYAVSDEVKKYVTFYKMNLLDRDQLLSLGRDFDFIFCRNVLIYFSDDSRRRVVETFFLMMKPGGYIFLGHSESLSRITTLFELRRMGNGLVYRKPL, from the coding sequence ATGATCGCCGTGTCGGTGAGCTTTGGTTTTGCTGAATTCAAAGAAATCAGGGATCTTATCCACACAAAGACTGGAATCTACATACCTGACGAGAAGATCTACCTTTTGAAGAAAAGAGTTGAGAAACGCTTGGCGGAACGATCCATCAAGAGCGTCGAAGAGTATGTCAAACTTCTCAGATACTTCGATCGCGGAGGCGAAGAGTTCGCCAAGCTGATAAACGACGTGGCTGTCAACGAAACTTACTTCTTCAGGGAGTTTCCACAGCTTCAGATCTTCGCGGAGTATTGTCTACCTGAGTATGTTGAACGGACGAAAACCAAATTCGTAAAGGTGCTGTCGGCGGGATGTTCATCCGGTGAGGAGCCTTACACTCTGTCGATCATATGTTCTGAAATGCTCGACAGCGATTGCACGTTCAAAATCGTGGCCGTTGATATAGACGACGACGCACTCGAGAAAGCGCAGAGGGCAATTTACGATCAAAGATCGGTGAAGGACGTGCCCAAGCTGTATTTGAAGAAGTACTTCAAGCAGGCGGAGCAAGGCTACGCGGTATCGGACGAGGTCAAAAAGTACGTCACGTTCTACAAGATGAACCTGCTCGATCGTGACCAGCTGTTGAGTTTGGGAAGAGACTTCGACTTCATCTTCTGTAGGAACGTGCTGATATACTTCTCCGACGACTCCAGGCGCAGAGTCGTGGAGACTTTCTTTCTGATGATGAAGCCCGGTGGCTACATCTTCTTGGGACATTCAGAATCGTTGAGCAGGATCACCACGCTCTTTGAACTCAGAAGAATGGGAAATGGCTTGGTCTATCGAAAGCCTCTGTGA
- a CDS encoding chemotaxis protein CheW, whose amino-acid sequence MSTSTLEQYVTFILGEETYAVSVANVREIVKASKITRIPLAPAHIEGVMNLRGEVLPIINLRKLLGLPEHDPSLSKVVVLTRDGKTLGVLVDRTAQVIRSTESEQQDAMAESKFVKRVLRTNAGMCLLFDIDELFEEGTKKFEGRSSSGLQEKSTETTVTKTENYTQLVSFELSGGIYAFKITGVQEIIRYVEPTPIPSAPEYMMGLIELRKSVLPIVDMRRLLDLSATKTDEFTKVIVLRAGGSLVGVVVDRIREVLRIDESKVLPPPTLEREKTKELVGVIQNDDEMILVIDHEQLLANRVVGTRQQEQEETVERLASEEEKQYVIFNVGGEDYGVQIEEIREINRLTSVAKVPRAPEYLEGLMNLRGEIVPVVDLRKKFGLLTVEKNKQMERVVVTESDGKKIAFIVDSVVGVRRIPVSAISDLPDTLTESESARFISKIARIGEQVVLLLQMSKVLSEREKQTVTNVAEKASGKEDQQSKKLRRLK is encoded by the coding sequence ATGAGCACCTCCACTTTGGAACAGTACGTCACTTTCATCCTCGGAGAAGAGACGTACGCCGTCTCAGTGGCGAACGTCAGGGAGATCGTCAAAGCGAGTAAGATCACACGGATCCCACTGGCTCCTGCGCACATCGAAGGTGTGATGAACCTCCGAGGTGAGGTGCTGCCCATAATCAATCTCAGGAAACTCCTTGGATTGCCAGAACATGATCCTTCGTTGTCGAAGGTTGTTGTACTGACACGGGACGGTAAGACGCTCGGTGTGCTGGTCGACAGAACGGCTCAGGTCATCAGGTCGACGGAGAGTGAACAACAGGATGCCATGGCCGAGAGCAAATTCGTGAAGAGGGTGTTGCGAACTAACGCTGGAATGTGCTTGCTTTTCGACATCGATGAACTGTTCGAGGAGGGTACGAAGAAGTTCGAAGGACGAAGTTCCAGTGGATTACAAGAGAAAAGCACGGAAACGACAGTTACGAAAACGGAGAACTACACACAGTTGGTGTCCTTCGAACTCTCTGGGGGAATCTACGCATTCAAGATCACCGGGGTGCAGGAGATCATCAGGTACGTCGAGCCAACACCAATCCCAAGCGCACCTGAATACATGATGGGCCTGATAGAACTGAGGAAGAGTGTCTTACCGATCGTTGACATGAGAAGACTGCTGGACCTTTCTGCGACAAAGACGGACGAGTTCACGAAGGTGATAGTACTCAGAGCGGGAGGTTCACTCGTTGGGGTCGTGGTGGACAGGATAAGGGAAGTGCTGAGGATTGACGAATCGAAGGTTCTTCCACCACCCACGCTGGAACGTGAGAAGACGAAGGAGCTCGTCGGAGTCATTCAGAACGACGATGAAATGATTCTGGTGATTGATCACGAGCAACTCTTGGCGAACAGAGTTGTGGGTACTCGGCAACAAGAACAAGAAGAAACAGTCGAAAGGCTGGCGAGCGAGGAAGAGAAGCAGTACGTCATTTTCAACGTGGGTGGTGAGGATTACGGTGTTCAAATCGAAGAAATCAGAGAAATAAACAGATTGACGTCGGTCGCAAAAGTACCCAGGGCTCCGGAATACCTCGAGGGGCTCATGAATTTGCGTGGGGAGATCGTACCCGTGGTGGATCTAAGAAAGAAATTCGGATTGCTCACCGTTGAGAAGAACAAGCAGATGGAACGTGTCGTTGTCACTGAAAGCGATGGCAAGAAGATAGCCTTCATCGTGGATTCAGTGGTGGGCGTGCGGCGCATCCCGGTCAGTGCGATAAGTGATCTACCAGACACGTTGACTGAAAGCGAGTCTGCCAGGTTCATCTCGAAGATCGCGCGCATTGGTGAACAGGTGGTTTTGTTGTTGCAGATGTCCAAGGTGCTGAGCGAGAGAGAAAAGCAAACGGTGACGAACGTGGCTGAGAAAGCGAGTGGCAAAGAAGATCAGCAGTCGAAGAAGTTGAGACGTTTGAAATGA
- a CDS encoding response regulator, translating to MARILIVDDSKMTRDFHAYVLRASRYEVVEAIDGADAIEKLYRHPDIKCIVTDINMPNMDGLTMLKKIRSTPELAHIPVVVVTTIDRPEEQMEALKAGANFYLIKPVKPSILVASIRMVVRDGDRV from the coding sequence ATGGCGAGGATCTTGATCGTGGATGACTCGAAGATGACGCGCGATTTTCATGCCTATGTTCTTCGTGCCTCGCGCTACGAGGTCGTGGAAGCCATCGACGGGGCCGATGCGATCGAAAAGTTGTACAGACATCCAGACATAAAATGCATCGTCACGGACATAAACATGCCCAACATGGACGGTCTCACGATGCTGAAGAAAATCAGATCCACGCCGGAACTGGCGCACATTCCAGTGGTGGTGGTGACGACCATAGACAGGCCCGAAGAGCAAATGGAGGCACTGAAAGCCGGGGCGAACTTCTATCTCATCAAGCCTGTGAAACCTTCGATCCTCGTGGCGAGCATTCGCATGGTCGTGCGGGACGGTGACAGGGTATGA
- a CDS encoding chemotaxis protein CheX, which produces MDKSIEKLVLESFIKSMCSVYKNLTNKELIIKGVEKMMSPAFKYSGAVTIVGFSGMISGRMIVAMPKELSAIVYEALGGEQPSDDDLLLAVGEFGNMVAGNAITRINNHLKDANVRLSPPSSFLGKDLTFFNFKMNAHNILFESEGLVSRLNIALKEV; this is translated from the coding sequence ATGGACAAGAGCATCGAAAAGTTGGTTCTGGAAAGCTTCATCAAGTCCATGTGCAGCGTGTACAAGAATCTGACCAACAAGGAACTGATCATCAAAGGAGTAGAAAAGATGATGAGCCCTGCGTTCAAGTATTCCGGAGCGGTCACGATCGTAGGTTTCTCCGGCATGATCTCTGGTAGAATGATCGTAGCCATGCCCAAGGAGTTGTCCGCGATCGTGTACGAAGCTCTGGGTGGGGAGCAACCTTCAGATGATGACTTGTTGCTCGCCGTGGGCGAGTTTGGCAACATGGTCGCTGGCAATGCCATCACGCGGATAAACAATCATTTGAAGGATGCCAATGTGAGACTATCACCACCAAGTTCCTTTCTCGGAAAGGACCTGACTTTCTTCAATTTCAAAATGAATGCCCACAACATACTCTTCGAGTCGGAAGGTCTCGTCTCAAGGCTGAACATCGCGCTGAAGGAGGTTTAA
- a CDS encoding response regulator, with the protein MSKKVLVVDDSPLVRNLVKKALAGNSEFSVVGEASNGKEAVEMAQKLEPDIITLDVTMPVMDGLEAAREILKRNSRVKILLLSAMGDDSLISQAQSLGIKHSLQKPFKAEQLLEALGKVLGA; encoded by the coding sequence ATGAGCAAAAAGGTGCTCGTCGTCGACGATTCACCACTGGTGAGAAACTTGGTGAAGAAGGCGCTCGCTGGCAACAGTGAATTCTCTGTCGTTGGTGAAGCTTCGAATGGCAAAGAAGCCGTGGAAATGGCGCAAAAACTTGAACCTGATATCATCACTTTGGATGTGACGATGCCGGTGATGGATGGACTGGAGGCGGCAAGAGAAATTCTTAAAAGGAACAGCAGGGTCAAAATCCTTCTTCTGAGCGCGATGGGGGACGATTCTCTAATTTCTCAGGCCCAGAGTCTTGGGATAAAGCATTCACTCCAGAAACCGTTCAAAGCGGAGCAACTCTTGGAGGCGCTCGGAAAAGTCTTGGGGGCTTGA